A part of Synechococcus sp. KORDI-49 genomic DNA contains:
- the ligA gene encoding NAD-dependent DNA ligase LigA — MPEGQARAAELRALLNRAAHAYYVLDAPLLEDAVYDRLYRELVDLEQADPRLVSTDSPSQRVGGSPAEGFVSVAHRIPLLSLDNAFNQDELTAWHERLLKVLDRPADTQLPLVGELKIDGNALALSYRHGVLERAATRGDGASGEEITANVRTISSIPLRLQVEDPPEWVEVRGEAFIPDDTFAAINTEREGRGETLFANPRNACAGTLRQLDPKVVAARRLDFFAYTLHRPPEAEGTSQWEALQWLIEAGFRVNPNRELCPDLAAIRGFCDRWEQQRKALPYATDGVVVKLNDLRLQDEAGFTQKAPRWAIALKFPAEEAPSRLLRVVVQVGRTGAVTPVAEFEPVALAGTSVSRATLHNADRITELALHEGDTVVVRKAGEIIPEVVRVLAELRPADAKPVSLPTVCPECGSTLVREEQEAATRCINSSCPAILRGALRHWVSKGALDVDGLGGKLIEQLVERGLVRSIADLYRLDAALLASLERMGEKSAANLVRALEASTGKPWPRQLYGLGIRHIGEVNAKALAAAFPNVDDLAEAARQQPDSIAALHGIGPEISRSLSQWFANPANHQLLEELRGVGLNLKAEPDDRSSSGSDADQALAGRILVLTGTLPTLSRSDAKALIEAAGGKVTGSVSKKTDYLVAGEEAGSKLAKAESLGVKVLDEAELQRILFQQKTPGNSEGLK; from the coding sequence ATGCCTGAGGGGCAGGCCAGGGCAGCGGAACTGCGGGCTCTGCTCAACCGGGCAGCCCATGCCTACTACGTGCTGGATGCCCCCCTGCTGGAGGACGCGGTCTATGACCGCCTCTACCGGGAACTGGTTGATCTCGAGCAGGCCGACCCACGCCTGGTCAGCACCGACAGCCCCAGCCAACGCGTCGGCGGTTCTCCGGCGGAGGGCTTCGTCAGCGTTGCCCACCGCATCCCTCTGCTCAGCCTCGACAATGCCTTCAATCAGGACGAACTGACCGCCTGGCATGAACGGTTGCTGAAGGTGCTGGATCGTCCAGCTGACACGCAACTGCCACTGGTGGGTGAACTGAAGATCGATGGCAACGCCCTTGCCCTCAGCTACCGCCATGGGGTGCTGGAACGGGCAGCCACCCGAGGCGACGGTGCCAGCGGTGAAGAGATCACCGCCAATGTGCGGACGATCAGTTCGATCCCCTTGCGGCTTCAGGTCGAAGACCCGCCCGAATGGGTGGAAGTGCGTGGTGAAGCCTTCATCCCCGACGACACCTTCGCTGCGATCAACACCGAGCGAGAGGGGCGGGGGGAGACCCTGTTCGCCAATCCGCGCAACGCCTGCGCGGGCACCCTGCGGCAACTGGACCCCAAGGTGGTGGCGGCGCGCCGCCTCGATTTCTTCGCTTACACCCTGCATCGGCCACCTGAAGCGGAGGGCACGTCCCAATGGGAAGCGCTGCAGTGGCTGATCGAGGCCGGATTCCGCGTCAATCCCAACCGCGAGCTGTGCCCGGATCTGGCGGCCATCCGTGGCTTCTGCGATCGCTGGGAACAGCAACGGAAGGCACTGCCATACGCCACCGATGGCGTGGTGGTGAAGCTGAATGATCTGCGTCTCCAGGATGAAGCCGGGTTCACGCAGAAGGCGCCCCGCTGGGCCATCGCCTTGAAGTTCCCGGCTGAAGAAGCCCCCAGCCGGCTGCTTCGCGTGGTGGTTCAGGTGGGACGGACCGGAGCCGTCACCCCCGTGGCCGAGTTCGAACCGGTGGCTCTGGCCGGCACCAGCGTCAGCCGGGCGACGCTGCACAATGCCGACCGCATCACAGAACTGGCCCTGCATGAAGGCGACACCGTGGTGGTGCGCAAGGCCGGCGAGATCATCCCGGAGGTGGTGCGGGTTCTGGCGGAGCTGCGGCCTGCTGATGCCAAACCCGTCAGCCTCCCCACAGTCTGTCCGGAATGTGGTTCCACCCTGGTGAGGGAGGAGCAGGAGGCGGCCACCCGCTGCATCAACAGCAGCTGCCCGGCGATCCTGCGCGGGGCCCTGCGCCATTGGGTCAGCAAGGGTGCCCTGGATGTGGATGGTCTTGGGGGCAAGCTGATCGAGCAGCTGGTGGAACGCGGGCTGGTGCGTTCCATCGCCGATCTCTACCGGTTGGATGCCGCCCTGCTGGCAAGTCTGGAGCGGATGGGGGAGAAGTCCGCCGCCAACCTGGTGCGTGCGTTGGAGGCATCCACCGGGAAACCCTGGCCACGACAGCTCTATGGGCTTGGCATCCGCCACATCGGTGAGGTGAATGCCAAGGCCCTGGCCGCCGCCTTCCCAAACGTGGATGACCTGGCGGAAGCAGCCCGTCAACAGCCGGACAGCATCGCGGCCCTGCATGGCATCGGACCGGAGATCAGCCGCAGCCTCAGCCAGTGGTTTGCCAACCCGGCCAACCATCAGCTGCTGGAGGAGCTCAGGGGTGTGGGACTGAACCTGAAGGCGGAACCGGACGACCGGTCAAGCTCCGGCTCAGATGCTGATCAAGCCCTCGCCGGAAGGATCCTGGTGCTCACAGGAACCCTGCCGACCCTCAGCCGAAGTGACGCCAAAGCCTTGATCGAGGCCGCCGGCGGCAAGGTGACCGGCAGCGTCAGCAAGAAGACCGACTATCTGGTGGCAGGTGAAGAAGCTGGCAGCAAACTCGCCAAAGCCGAAAGCCTTGGCGTGAAGGTGCTTGATGAAGCCGAGCTGCAACGCATTCTTTTCCAACAAAAAACCCCCGGAAATTCCGAGGGGTTGAAATGA